From Paludisphaera rhizosphaerae, the proteins below share one genomic window:
- a CDS encoding thymidylate synthase: MRQYLELLRDVRENGLRKPTRAVLLSTGTKIDALSVFGRQIRFDLSEGFPLVTTKKTAFNAIAHELIWFLRGSTNIAYLREHNVTIWDEWADEDGELGPVYGKQWRSWLAPDGRVVDQIAEVVAGIRAVIADPTASVGRRLIVSAWNPAEVGEMALPPCHTLFQFSVAEGRLSCQLYQRSADLFLGVPFNIASYALLTHLTAHVTGLQPGEFVHTFGDAHIYTNHLDQVDEQLTREPLPLPMLEIAPEVRDLAHVTRDQIRLVGYRSWPALRGEVAV, translated from the coding sequence ATGCGACAGTATCTGGAACTTCTCCGAGACGTCCGCGAAAACGGCCTGCGCAAGCCGACGCGGGCAGTGCTGCTCTCGACCGGGACCAAGATCGACGCCCTGAGCGTCTTCGGCCGGCAGATCCGGTTCGACCTGTCGGAAGGGTTCCCGCTGGTCACGACCAAGAAAACGGCCTTCAACGCGATCGCCCACGAGCTGATCTGGTTCCTTCGCGGCTCCACGAACATCGCCTACCTGCGCGAGCACAACGTCACTATCTGGGACGAGTGGGCCGACGAGGATGGCGAACTCGGCCCGGTTTACGGCAAACAGTGGCGGTCGTGGCTGGCCCCCGACGGCAGGGTCGTCGACCAGATTGCCGAAGTCGTCGCCGGCATCCGTGCGGTGATCGCCGATCCGACGGCCTCCGTAGGTCGGCGGCTCATCGTCTCGGCATGGAACCCGGCGGAGGTCGGCGAGATGGCCCTCCCCCCCTGCCACACGCTCTTCCAGTTCAGCGTGGCCGAGGGCCGGCTCTCCTGCCAGCTCTACCAGCGGTCGGCCGACCTGTTCCTGGGCGTCCCGTTCAACATCGCCAGTTACGCGTTGCTCACCCACCTAACGGCCCACGTCACCGGCCTTCAGCCGGGCGAGTTCGTCCACACCTTCGGCGACGCCCACATCTATACGAACCACCTCGACCAGGTCGACGAGCAGTTGACCCGCGAGCCCCTACCACTTCCCATGCTGGAGATCGCCCCCGAGGTCCGCGACCTGGCGCACGTGACGCGCGACCAGATCCGGCTGGTCGGGTACAGGTCCTGGCCTGCACTCCGGGGCGAGGTCGCCGTTTGA
- the feoB gene encoding ferrous iron transport protein B, translated as MAVASDKTTWTIALVGNPNTGKSTLFGALSGVAQKVGNYPGVTVEKKVGEVVHDGRRWLLVDLPGTYSLAPRSPDEMVTVDVLLGRQSDVAPPDVVVCVASAGNLSRNLYLVGQALELGRPVVVALTMNDLAEAEGTKVDAEGLSRSLGVPVVPIQARRGEGLEALKDAVESAGAAPPPTVPQVFPEPFRNEVDRLADVLNGRQLPRYLIERLLLDVGAHIEDRIGLAEPDRLQLRARIDEARKRLAEVGCKTPDVETTARYAWIARATEGVVTHAGETGSRFADRLDSVLTHKLWGSLILAAVMLLTFSAVFSWATVPMDWIDAGFEALGGLVEGALPEGPVRDLLVGGIIGGVGAVVIFLPQILILIGLLTILEECGYLARAAYLMDRIMVRVGLSGRSFIPLLSSFACAIPGVMATRVIENRRDRLTTILIAPLMSCSARLPVYTLMIGAFIPARAYLGGWLQLQGLTLLAMYLVGVVVAALAALILKRTFLRSATPVFLMEMPAYQWPSPIVVVRRMLDRGWDFLYNAGTIIFAVSVVMWGLLYYPRLSHEDLAPMVADRERAEARLEAAKAANDDAAAADAEDAVAAAENHIAGAQQRQSLLGRAGRLIEPLVKPLGWDWRIGSAALASFPAREVVVSTLGVIFDVGEDVEDEGEGRLSQALQSATWPDSGKPLFTIPVALSVMVFFALCAQCVSTLAVIWRETGSWTWPALSFAYMTALAYVGAFLTYQIGTWLGA; from the coding sequence ATGGCGGTCGCCTCGGACAAGACGACGTGGACGATCGCCCTGGTGGGCAATCCGAACACCGGCAAGTCGACCCTCTTCGGAGCCCTTTCCGGGGTGGCCCAGAAGGTGGGCAACTATCCTGGGGTGACGGTTGAGAAGAAGGTGGGCGAGGTCGTCCACGACGGCCGCCGCTGGCTGCTCGTCGACCTTCCCGGGACCTACAGCCTCGCCCCGCGGTCGCCCGATGAAATGGTGACGGTGGACGTTCTGCTCGGCCGTCAGTCCGACGTCGCCCCGCCGGACGTGGTCGTCTGCGTGGCGTCGGCTGGGAACCTCTCGCGCAACCTCTATCTCGTCGGCCAGGCCCTGGAACTGGGTCGGCCGGTGGTCGTCGCTCTGACGATGAACGACCTGGCCGAGGCCGAGGGGACGAAGGTCGACGCCGAAGGGCTTTCGCGAAGCCTGGGCGTCCCAGTCGTCCCAATACAGGCCCGCCGCGGCGAGGGGCTTGAAGCCCTCAAGGACGCCGTGGAGAGCGCCGGGGCCGCTCCGCCGCCGACGGTTCCTCAGGTCTTTCCCGAGCCCTTCCGCAACGAGGTCGACCGGCTTGCGGATGTTCTGAACGGCAGGCAGCTTCCACGTTACCTGATCGAGCGTCTGCTTCTGGACGTGGGGGCGCACATCGAGGACCGCATCGGCCTGGCCGAACCCGACCGCCTGCAACTTCGGGCGCGGATCGACGAGGCACGCAAGCGACTGGCCGAGGTCGGCTGCAAGACGCCGGACGTTGAGACGACCGCGCGATACGCCTGGATCGCCCGCGCAACCGAGGGGGTCGTCACCCACGCCGGCGAGACCGGATCGCGGTTCGCCGATCGGCTGGATTCGGTGCTGACTCACAAGCTCTGGGGATCGCTGATCCTGGCGGCCGTGATGCTGCTGACCTTCAGCGCCGTCTTCTCGTGGGCGACCGTCCCCATGGACTGGATCGACGCCGGCTTCGAGGCCCTTGGCGGCCTGGTCGAAGGGGCCTTGCCCGAAGGGCCGGTCCGCGACCTGCTGGTCGGTGGGATCATCGGCGGCGTGGGGGCGGTCGTCATCTTCCTGCCGCAGATCCTCATCCTGATCGGCCTGCTGACGATCCTGGAAGAGTGCGGCTACCTGGCCCGCGCCGCGTACTTGATGGACCGGATCATGGTCCGCGTGGGCCTGAGCGGAAGGTCGTTCATCCCGCTGCTCTCGTCGTTCGCCTGCGCCATCCCGGGCGTGATGGCGACGCGCGTAATCGAGAACCGTCGCGACCGGCTGACGACGATCCTCATCGCTCCCTTGATGAGCTGCTCCGCCCGGCTCCCCGTTTACACGCTCATGATCGGCGCGTTCATCCCCGCGCGGGCGTATCTGGGGGGCTGGCTCCAGCTTCAGGGGCTGACGCTGCTGGCGATGTATCTCGTCGGCGTGGTCGTCGCGGCCCTCGCCGCGTTGATCCTGAAGCGGACGTTCCTCCGGAGCGCGACGCCCGTCTTCCTGATGGAGATGCCCGCGTATCAGTGGCCGTCGCCGATCGTCGTCGTGCGGCGGATGCTCGATCGCGGCTGGGACTTTCTCTACAACGCCGGCACCATCATCTTCGCCGTCTCCGTCGTGATGTGGGGCTTGCTGTATTACCCCCGACTCTCGCACGAAGACCTCGCGCCGATGGTCGCCGACCGGGAGCGGGCCGAGGCCCGTCTCGAAGCGGCGAAGGCCGCCAACGACGACGCCGCGGCGGCTGACGCCGAGGACGCTGTCGCGGCGGCCGAGAACCATATCGCCGGCGCACAGCAGCGTCAGAGTCTGCTTGGCCGGGCCGGTCGCCTGATCGAGCCTCTCGTCAAACCCCTCGGCTGGGACTGGCGGATCGGCAGTGCGGCGCTTGCCTCGTTCCCCGCCCGCGAGGTCGTCGTCTCGACGCTCGGCGTGATCTTCGACGTGGGAGAGGACGTTGAGGACGAGGGCGAAGGACGGCTCTCCCAGGCCCTGCAATCGGCGACCTGGCCGGACTCGGGGAAGCCGCTGTTCACGATCCCGGTCGCGCTCTCGGTCATGGTCTTCTTCGCCCTCTGCGCCCAGTGCGTCTCGACGTTGGCGGTCATCTGGCGCGAGACCGGAAGCTGGACCTGGCCCGCCCTCTCCTTTGCCTACATGACGGCCCTGGCGTACGTCGGGGCTTTCCTGACCTATCAAATCGGGACCTGGCTCGGCGCCTGA
- a CDS encoding FeoA family protein, whose protein sequence is MKTQAAVQSEETGEMVPLSFLRAGETGCVGGVMGNVELVHRLREMGLIDGARVRMIRPGSPCIIGLAGQRLGFRGDDLAHVLVRLPVPAMAS, encoded by the coding sequence ATGAAGACGCAGGCGGCGGTGCAGAGCGAGGAGACCGGGGAGATGGTTCCGCTGTCATTCCTGCGCGCCGGGGAGACCGGCTGCGTGGGAGGCGTGATGGGGAATGTGGAACTCGTGCATCGCCTCCGCGAGATGGGTTTGATCGACGGCGCGAGGGTTCGGATGATCCGCCCGGGGAGCCCCTGCATTATCGGCCTGGCCGGACAGCGTCTCGGTTTCCGCGGCGACGACCTGGCCCATGTGCTCGTTCGCCTTCCCGTTCCCGCGATGGCTTCCTGA
- a CDS encoding dihydrofolate reductase — MDVSLIVAMTKDRVIGREGDLPWRLPRDLKHFRRLTMGKPIIMGRKTYESLGRALPGRLNIVLSKGSITTPAGVLLAHSASEALEFARREGAAEAMVIGGGQVYREFLDRCRTIHLTLVAGDFEGDAFFPIDPLDSPDWRIVHEEDWPADADNLVDARYIVLQRRPDA; from the coding sequence GTGGACGTGTCTCTCATCGTCGCCATGACGAAGGATCGGGTGATCGGCCGAGAGGGCGACCTCCCCTGGCGGCTGCCCCGCGACCTGAAGCACTTCCGCCGGCTGACGATGGGTAAGCCGATCATCATGGGCCGCAAGACCTATGAATCGCTCGGTCGGGCCCTCCCGGGCCGTCTCAACATCGTCCTGTCGAAAGGTTCGATCACGACGCCTGCAGGAGTCCTGCTCGCGCATTCCGCGTCGGAGGCCCTGGAGTTTGCCCGTCGCGAAGGCGCCGCCGAGGCCATGGTCATCGGCGGCGGTCAGGTCTACCGCGAGTTCCTCGATCGATGTCGGACGATTCACCTCACCCTGGTCGCCGGCGATTTCGAGGGAGATGCTTTCTTCCCAATCGACCCGCTCGACTCCCCCGATTGGCGGATCGTCCACGAGGAAGACTGGCCGGCCGACGCCGACAATCTGGTGGACGCCCGATACATCGTGCTGCAGCGTCGGCCCGACGCCTGA
- a CDS encoding SUMF1/EgtB/PvdO family nonheme iron enzyme: MNGDAPDEYDLVDSPEDDPADAESPAPPKPKAPGGPGQPLPRLWKTETDDEEPPVAKPAPKAKAESPPPPPPRSRTRSRDEAEGGATRKTGLKPKPELNEKGEKKVLVEDTPVLDTYETRQRVRLATGGLFVFVLGLLGYIVYNTFIYDPFPMDADVPDEAALVEATPVPEKPDLESEARAMLARAKGAARRGRTDEAVALLEQLSKTYPKTRTAAEALEALKRPAQNLPLFLEGPTVAAATPAPAAPVEPTPPPAVVDARTPTIEARGNASLVPPVNPAEANVVAPSTRPATVQASPGEPVDRRLPNGFASRPEAGLDPSGWPLVIVGDRDGAPMVFVPGGVFLMGEERDPQFASPEHKVRLSAYYIDQHEVTVGQFRRFLSETRYRGKPATTWPAVDDKTADMMPMVMVNQADALAFAEWAGKALPTEAQWEAAGRTTDGRIYPWGDDPPKYSRKRVPRQVDPIKSFPEDRSPYDVFDLAGNVLEWTADAFDRNYYRTLAGQVSDDPTGPAAKAGKYDVVVKGGKLGAASSREPIAPEKRLNYVGFRCALQVEHAVPPAVAAPETPATAPATTPQATNPSAPTRKPAQPAVPAEPF, encoded by the coding sequence ATGAACGGCGATGCGCCCGACGAATACGATCTGGTCGACTCCCCAGAGGACGATCCAGCCGACGCCGAATCGCCGGCGCCCCCGAAGCCCAAGGCTCCTGGCGGACCCGGACAGCCCTTGCCTCGGCTCTGGAAGACCGAGACGGACGACGAAGAACCGCCCGTCGCGAAGCCGGCGCCCAAGGCCAAGGCTGAATCCCCGCCGCCTCCTCCCCCTCGCAGCCGCACGCGCAGTCGCGACGAGGCCGAGGGAGGCGCGACTCGCAAAACCGGGTTGAAGCCCAAGCCCGAGTTGAACGAGAAGGGGGAGAAGAAGGTTCTCGTCGAGGATACGCCGGTCCTCGACACCTACGAGACCCGTCAACGCGTTCGTCTGGCGACGGGCGGCCTCTTCGTCTTCGTCCTGGGGCTGCTCGGCTACATCGTCTACAACACCTTCATCTACGACCCGTTCCCGATGGACGCCGACGTCCCCGACGAGGCCGCACTCGTCGAGGCGACGCCCGTCCCCGAAAAACCGGACCTGGAGTCCGAGGCCCGTGCGATGCTGGCGCGAGCGAAAGGCGCGGCCCGACGCGGCCGGACGGACGAGGCGGTCGCGCTGCTGGAACAGCTCTCGAAGACCTATCCCAAGACCCGGACCGCCGCCGAGGCGCTGGAAGCGCTGAAGCGGCCCGCCCAGAATCTCCCGCTGTTTCTGGAAGGGCCGACCGTCGCCGCCGCGACTCCCGCGCCAGCCGCTCCCGTCGAGCCCACGCCGCCGCCGGCGGTGGTCGACGCCCGAACGCCCACGATCGAAGCTCGTGGCAACGCCAGCCTCGTGCCGCCCGTCAACCCGGCCGAGGCGAACGTGGTCGCCCCTTCGACGCGTCCCGCAACCGTGCAGGCTTCGCCCGGCGAACCAGTGGATCGACGGCTGCCCAATGGGTTCGCCTCTCGTCCTGAGGCCGGCCTTGACCCTTCCGGCTGGCCCCTGGTGATCGTCGGCGACCGCGACGGCGCGCCGATGGTCTTCGTCCCCGGCGGGGTTTTCCTCATGGGAGAGGAACGCGACCCTCAATTCGCCTCGCCCGAGCACAAGGTCCGGCTCTCCGCCTATTACATCGACCAGCACGAAGTGACCGTTGGCCAGTTCCGCCGCTTCCTCAGCGAGACACGTTACCGCGGCAAGCCGGCGACGACCTGGCCGGCGGTCGACGACAAGACGGCCGACATGATGCCGATGGTCATGGTCAACCAGGCCGATGCACTGGCCTTCGCGGAGTGGGCCGGCAAGGCCCTGCCCACAGAGGCTCAGTGGGAAGCCGCGGGCCGAACCACCGACGGCCGCATCTACCCCTGGGGCGACGACCCGCCGAAATACTCCCGCAAGAGGGTCCCGCGCCAGGTCGACCCAATCAAGTCGTTCCCCGAGGATCGATCGCCCTACGACGTTTTCGACCTCGCCGGCAACGTCCTGGAGTGGACGGCCGACGCCTTCGACCGCAACTACTACCGGACGCTCGCCGGCCAGGTGAGCGACGATCCGACCGGACCGGCGGCGAAGGCCGGCAAGTACGACGTCGTCGTGAAGGGGGGGAAGCTCGGCGCGGCGTCGAGCCGCGAGCCGATCGCGCCTGAGAAGCGGCTCAACTACGTCGGCTTCCGGTGCGCTCTGCAGGTCGAGCACGCCGTCCCACCGGCCGTCGCGGCTCCCGAAACGCCGGCTACGGCTCCCGCGACGACACCGCAGGCGACCAATCCCTCGGCCCCGACGCGGAAGCCCGCTCAGCCGGCGGTTCCTGCCGAGCCGTTCTGA
- a CDS encoding aldo/keto reductase, producing the protein MQERVFGRLGWDVGEIGYGMWGLAGWTGNDDDETAAALERSVALGCNFFDTAWGYGAGKSEQILGGLLKRHPEKRLYAATKIPPKNFQWPSRRGMTLDECFPPDHIREYTEKSLTNLGVSTIDLQQFHVWEDAWADDDRWLRTVEDLKREGLVRGFGVSVNRWEPTNVLRTLKTGAIDAVQVIYNIFDQAPEDELFPLCRELNVAVIARVPFDEGTLTGTLTKETKWPEGDWRNTYFVPENLSRSVDRAEALRPLIPAGMTMPELALRFILDEPMVSTIIPGMRKIRNVEANIAASDGHRLSANLKTELREHRWDRTPTSWSQ; encoded by the coding sequence ATGCAAGAGCGCGTGTTTGGCCGGTTGGGGTGGGACGTCGGCGAGATCGGCTACGGAATGTGGGGCCTCGCCGGCTGGACGGGGAACGACGACGACGAGACCGCCGCCGCCCTGGAGCGGTCGGTGGCCCTCGGCTGCAACTTCTTCGACACCGCCTGGGGTTACGGCGCGGGGAAGAGCGAGCAGATCCTCGGCGGCCTTCTCAAGCGGCATCCTGAGAAGCGTCTCTACGCGGCCACCAAGATCCCGCCCAAGAATTTTCAGTGGCCCTCGCGCCGGGGGATGACGCTCGACGAGTGCTTCCCGCCCGACCACATCCGGGAATACACCGAGAAGTCCCTAACGAACCTGGGCGTCTCCACAATCGACCTCCAGCAGTTCCACGTCTGGGAAGACGCCTGGGCCGACGACGACCGCTGGCTTCGGACCGTCGAGGATCTGAAGCGCGAGGGACTCGTCCGGGGCTTCGGCGTGAGCGTCAATCGCTGGGAGCCGACGAACGTCCTGCGCACCCTCAAAACCGGCGCGATCGACGCGGTCCAGGTGATCTACAACATCTTCGACCAGGCCCCCGAGGACGAGTTGTTCCCCCTCTGCCGCGAGTTGAACGTGGCCGTGATCGCACGGGTCCCGTTCGATGAAGGGACGCTCACCGGCACCCTGACGAAGGAGACGAAGTGGCCCGAGGGGGACTGGCGGAACACGTACTTCGTCCCCGAGAACCTGTCGAGAAGCGTCGACCGCGCCGAGGCCCTTCGCCCCTTGATCCCCGCCGGCATGACGATGCCCGAGCTGGCGCTGCGGTTCATCCTGGACGAGCCGATGGTCTCGACGATCATCCCGGGAATGCGGAAGATCCGGAACGTGGAGGCCAACATCGCGGCGAGCGACGGCCACCGGCTGTCGGCGAACCTGAAGACAGAGCTTCGCGAGCACCGATGGGACCGGACGCCGACCTCCTGGTCGCAATAA